A genomic stretch from Setaria italica strain Yugu1 chromosome VII, Setaria_italica_v2.0, whole genome shotgun sequence includes:
- the LOC101763860 gene encoding DELLA protein DWARF8, with amino-acid sequence MNLTLSLAINGGTSTGTGKKRKVRDSVVIDDVGDGGDRSRVLRILQARERMMARLEVDDPRVAHDDGGGSGGLRLMHLLLTSVAAGEAGDVHAATAALHEVYRRASFGGGDPAPRVAAYFADALASRLLRSPVAASPPTRGEQFLAYTMFYQASPLYQFAHFTANQAIVEAFERGGRRRLHVVDFDVSYGFQWPSLIQSLSDAAVTSTSGGSHDGDGDGDSKEPVSLRITGLGTSADELRQTEARLTRFASGCPNVRFEFEGVVNGPSSGLHERIIKNDGDDATVVVNLAFPAARTSPTSTREACGDLARVRSLNPSLVFLVERGGSSSNGTPRGRSSLLPPFTASLRYFAAVFDSLHECLPADSAERLAIERNYLGVEISNAVSSLDRSHGGGGDHTAEPSSSASWKDMMESAGFQGVALSSRTVSQAKLLLKMKSGCAGSGGGFRVIEGDGGRAMSLGWRDSALITTTAWRRRRRSIDKTSS; translated from the coding sequence ATGAACCTGACCTTGAGTCTAGCCATCAATGGTGGCACCAGCACCGGCACGGGCAAGAAGCGCAAGGTGCGGGACAGCGTTGTCATCGACGACGTGGGCGATGGTGGAGACCGCAGCAGGGTCCTGAGGATTCTACAAGCCAGGGAACGGATGATGGCGAGGCTGGAGGTCGATGATCCTAGGGTGGCTCACGATGACGGCGGTGGAAGCGGTGGCCTGCGGCTGATGCATTTGCTCCTCacgtcggtggcggcgggggaagCCGGCGACGTGCACGCAGCCACCGCGGCCCTCCACGAGGTCTACCGCCGCGCGTcgttcggcggcggcgatccCGCCCCGCGTGTCGCCGCCTACTTCGCGGACGCGCTGGCGTCGAGGCTGCTCCGATCGCCCGtggcggcctcgccgccgacgcgcgGGGAGCAGTTCCTGGCGTACACCATGTTCTACCAGGCGTCCCCGCTCTACCAGTTCGCGCACTTCACGGCGAACCAGGCGATCGTGGAGGCGTtcgagcgcggcggccggcggcggctccacgTCGTCGACTTCGACGTGTCGTACGGGTTCCAGTGGCCCTCCCTCATCCAGTCTCTCTCGGACGCCGCGGTCACGAGCACCAGCGGCGGCTCCcacgatggcgacggcgacggcgacagcaAGGAACCGGTGTCCCTGCGGATCACCGGCCTCGGGACGAGCGCCGACGAGCTGCGGCAAACCGAGGCGCGTCTGACGCGCTTCGCGAGCGGCTGCCCCAACGTTCGGTTCGAGTTCGAGGGCGTCGTGAACGGACCAAGCAGCGGCCTCCATGAACGCATCATCAAgaacgacggcgacgacgcgaCGGTGGTCGTCAACCTGGCGTTCCCGGCGGCGCGGACCTCGCCGACGAGCACAAGAGAAGCGTGCGGTGATTTGGCTCGCGTCCGCTCCCTGAACCCTTCCCTGGTGTTCTTGGTAGAGAGAGGCGGAAGCAGCAGCAATGGCACGCCGAGAGGACGCTCGAGCTTGCTTCCGCCGTTCACGGCGAGCCTCCGGTACTTCGCCGCGGTGTTCGACTCGCTGCACGAGTGCTTGCCGGCGGACAGCGCCGAGAGGCTCGCCATCGAGAGGAACTACCTCGGCGTGGAGATCAGCAACGCCGTGTCTTCTTTAGATCgtagccatggcggcggcggtgatcaCACGGCGGAGCCTAGCAGCAGCGCTAGCTGGAAGGATATGATGGAGAGCGCGGGGTTCCAGGGCGTGGCGCTGAGCTCGAGAACGGTGAGCCAGGCCAAGCTGCTGCTGAAGATGAAGAGCGGGtgtgccggcagcggcggcgggttccGGGTCATcgagggcgacggcggcaggGCGATGTCGCTGGGGTGGCGAGACAGCGCGCTGATCACAACgacggcatggcggcggcggcggcgatcgatCGACAAAACATCCAGTTAG